The genomic window TTTGAAAATACAAACTATAAATGATAAAATGGTATAAAATAACAATATAATAAATATTTTAATAAAATAGGAGCGTTAAAAATGAAAAAAATAGTTTTGACTTCTGTTGTTTTTCTCTCGTTGCTGACATCAGTTGGTTGCTCGAAACATAAGGAAGATGCAAAAATAACTGAACCTGTAACGACTGAACAGACCACGCAGGATAATACAAAATTGTACAAGGAAGCTGGTTTACTTACTTTTAGAAACGAAAAGCAGCTGGAACTTGGGGAACTCGATTCCAAATCTCGTGCAACCTATGCTCATATTCAATTGAAAGATAGTGATGAACCTAAAGAAAAGAGAGAAGCTAAATTAACCTTTGATCCAGTTGGATGGCATAACTATAAATTTTACTATGGTGATGGTACAAAAGAAGCTTGGCTGATGAATCGAGGTCATTTAGTTGGTTATCAATTTAGTGGACTTAATGATGAAGGTCGCAATTTAGTCCCTATGACAGCCTGGTTAAATACAGGTGCTTTTACTGGAACGGATGACAAAAATCAAAGTAGCATGCTCTATTATGAAAATGGACTTGATTCATGGCTTGCAAATCATCCAAACTATTACCTTGACTATAAGGTAACAGCTGTCTATAAGGATAATGAATTGATTCCGAGACAAATTATCTTACAGTACGTAGGAATTGATCAGGATGGTAAGTTACTTGAGATTAAATTAGGTAGCAGTAAGGAAAAAATTGATAAGTATTCCGTAACCCATGTTGCCTTAGATAATGTTTCAGAAAATGCTGAAATAAATTATGCGGATGGTACTGCAAAAAATACAGTTAAGTCAGCTGAAGAACGTGCAGCTGAACTTAAAGCAGCCGAGGAAAAAGCCAAGAAAGAAGCTGAAGAAAAAGAAGCACAAGAAAAAGCTAAAAAAGAAGCAGAAGAGAAGGCTAAAGAAGAACAGAAACAGCAGGAAACTCAAGCACCGGCACCAGCAGAAGAAGAATCACAAAATAGTAATACAGGTGGTTACTTTAGAGATAGAAAAGGAAGATGGCACCGACCAAATGGGAAATATGCCTCTAAAAAGGAAATCAGAGAAGCTGGTTTGCAGTGGTAATCTACTAAGACTTAAGAAATCATGAAAAATAATTGTCAAAAAACCGTTGAAAAACGGTTTTTTGTTATAATAAAACAAGAGAACTATTAAGGAGAAAAATATGACATTTGAAGAAATTTTACCAGGCTTAAAGGCAAAAAAGAAATATGTGCGTACTGGTTGGGGTGGAGCTGAGAACTATGTCCAGCTTTTTGATACCATCGAACAAAATGGAGTTGCTCTTGAAGTGACACCTTATTTCCTCATCAACGTTTCTGGTGAAGGGGAAGGTTTCTCTATGTGGAGTCCAACTCCTTGTGATGTCTTAGCGACAGACTGGGTGGAAGTTCATGACTAAACGCGTCTTAGTTACAGGTGTTAGCTCAGGGATTGGCCTGGCGCAAGCACGTCTCTTTTTAGAAAATGGTTATCAAGTTTACGGTGTGGATCAGGTTGAAAAACCTGACTTGCAAGGTAACTTTCACTTTTTACAACGTGATTTAACACTAGATTTAGAGCCTATTTTTGACTGGTGTCCTCAAGTTGATATTCTGTGTAATACTGCCGGAATTTTGGATGACTACAAACCCTTACTAGAACAAACAGCCCAAGAAATCCAAGAGATTTTTGAAATCAACTATGTAACACCTGTGGAGTTAACCCGCCATTATTTAACGCAAATGGTGGAGAATAAAAAAGGAATCATTATCAATATGTGCTCCATTGCTTCAAGTCTAGCAGGCGGTGGTGGGCATGCCTATACCTCGTCTAAACACGCCTTAGGTGGCTTTACCAAACAATTAGCTCTGGACTATGCTGAAGCTGGGATTCAGGTCTTTGGCATTGCTCCTGGTGCAGTTAAGACTGGTATGACAGCAGCTGACTTTGAGCCAGGTGGTCTGGCAGACTGGGTAGCCAGTGAAACACCTATCAAACGCTGGATTGAGCCAAGTGAAATAGCTGAAGTTAGCCTCTTCCTAGCAAGTGGGAAAGCAATCGCCATGCAAGGACAGATTCTGACTATTGATGGTGGTTGGTCTTTGAAGTAATATAGTTGATACTCAGTGAATATGTGGAGGTGAACTATGAAAAGAGATGAGTTTGGATTTGTCTTGCCCAATCTCTACTATCAGTTTTTATCAGAGTGGGAAGAGATTGACCCCTATGAAATTGGAGATACAGGTATCTGTTTGTATGCCAAGGAGGATCTAGAAGAGCGAAATGAGACTTATCAGATTGAGGAAGTAGAGCCAGATTACTTTATGATTGGACAGGAAGGAGATTTGGCTTACTTTATCAAGAAAAATTCTGATGATTGCATTTATGAAAATGATTTGGGAGCTTTAGGTTCCTTAGAAATGCAAAAAGTTGCTAAAAACGTCAATGACTTTATTGACAAGCTCTTGGAATAATGGCTGTAAAAAAGGAAGAGATTAATCATGTTTAGAGTGCTAGATTCAGATTCACCGATTTCAAAAGAAGACCTTTTGCAATTTGAGGAGATTATTGGGAAGAAATTGCCAAAAACTATGTTGGACTTTTATCTCAAGCACAATGGTGGTCAGCCCCAAGTAAGTGGTGTCCACGATGAACATCACCTCTTTCCCTTCAATTCCTTTAATTCACTTGAGGAAATGTGCCAATCTCTTACATGGTATGACGATGAGGCTGTGCCTGCAGGATTTAGGGCTACAGACCTTCTCCATTTCGCCTATGATCCTGGTTCTGGCAACTATGCACTTTCTCTAAGGTCAGAGGATTATGGCAAGGTGTATTTCTATGTTTTAGAAGAAAAAGCTGAGATCTATGGTCAATGGGCTTCTTTTGAGGAATTTTTGAACTCTTTTGTTGAAGAGTGAGATTAAAAAGGAGACGGGATGCGAAAACACCAAGAACTTTCACTAGAGCAGATAATCGAGCAGATGCGCGTGAACGAGTTGGCATCAGATGATTTTTGCCTCTATGGCAAGGAAGATGGAGAACTGGCACTGGAAAAGCTCTATTGGGTAGCAGATTATCCGGATGTAGTGGACGACTCTGATGTCTACCCAGCTGATGCATCGGAGCAACATCTCCAGCTAGTCTATTATGGAGAACAGTTTCTTGATGTTCTCACGGTTGCACTTGAAGAAAAACCAGAGGCTAGTCACCAAGACTTGGTTGATGCTTTAAATCATTACAATCGGTACGATAGCTTTATGACCTTTGAAAGCTAGTAAGCATACTAGATTTATGCAGTTTCATTGATAATTAACAAATACAACAAGGAGTTAAGAAATGATAGATTACGAAAACATAAATGAAAAAATTGCCCCTTTTAGCTTGCTTGTATATGATGAGGATCCTAAAAATGTTCGAGGGTCGCTCATTTATTACCCTGATGGAGAATACAGACAGGAAGTGTTTGACACTCGAGAAGAGGAGGGATTTGAAGGAAATGGCTACGATTGGGCATCCCTAGCTTTGGTATTTTTGGAGGAAAAAATGCCTGAATTAAGCGATGCTATAGACTTTGATCCTGAAGGAAGTATGTTTTGCGCCTATTCTTCCAAGGTGGACGCCTTGGCTAGATTTGCTCTTGGATTGAAAGAGTTTTGTGATGATATCGACACTATGAAAGACTTGTTTAGTCGAGCGGAGCTGGATTAATCTAACCTCCAAAAAAGTTTAGGAGTTAAAATAGAGACAGTTGATTAAATAGAACAATTAAAAGATGGAGCAGGACATGGTTGGGAAAGATGGGATTATCATAAAGGATGGCCAGATCATCCTAAACAGCGGTGAGAAGCTATCGATTGAAAATCTGATAGAGGAAGCAAGCAGGATTCGTTTTATTAGTAATCAGCACTTTAAGGATACAAGCATCGGAATATTAGAGAGTTCACGAGTCATATTTGAAAACTGTATCTTTGAGAATGTCGTTTTTGAAAACTGCGATTTAAGGGACATCGGCTTTAAAAATCATACAGTTATTCGAAACTGTACTTTCAAAAGCTGCAATTTAAAGGGAACATTATTTTATGACAGTCACATAATATCGTCTACCTTCCTTTCTTGTCAGATGAAGCGTCCTCTTTTAGAGAATGTCAGCGAGATGAGAGATTGTCTCTTTAAAAAGTGTAGGATGAACGATATTTTCTTTCCTCTACCAGAATTTCAGCAGAATAAAATTGTTGGAAAACTGTCTGAATGTACCTTTGGGTCGAAAACAAAGAAAGTAGAAAAGTTATATGCAGATCTATCAGAGGCTCATCTCAGTTTTGTCGAGTTTACAAGGTGTGATTTGACAGAGACCATTTGTCCCTCGGATCCAGATATTCTCTATATAAAAAACCTGAGTGAACGGTCAAAGAAGGCTCAGGAAAAAATAGCAACAATCCAAGATGATAGAAAAAGGCGAGCTCTTTCTATCTATACAGAGAGTTGGATGAATGAAAAGTATGTGGATTATTTGATGAGTTGCAAAGATTACAAATGGGCCTGGGATGATTATTTTGAGGATGTGTCTAGGTGTTTGGGACTTGAATGGAAGTAACTAGCTCTTGTTTGAAAAATGACTGAGATAGTTGCCAATAGGTAAGCAAGAAAAGGGAGATCGGATAGAGAAATGACAGTCAATATCGATGAATTAGTGAAGGAGCAAGGTTTTTGTGTGGTGCCTACAGATGAGAAACAATTTAGTCTGGATGAGGCCCGTTTTAACCTTTTGGCATATTTAGAGGATTATTCTAAAATGGGATTTTCTTTTGTCAAAGCAGGTAACGAACTAATCGAACTCAGGAGAGAGCAAGAGAGCTATAGACTTTTTGGTCAGTGTTTTTTAGGTGTAGTCGATAACAAGAGAAGCACTAAAAGATGGAGCAGGATATGGTTGAGAAAGAATGGCGTTTTTATTCATCAGAGGATGATAGGGATTGGGTGATTTTATCAGATCGTGATAGGGCTGAAACAAAAGAGGATATCCACTCTGTCAATCAGAAAGAAGCCGTTATGCGAATGTATCGAAGACCGGGGGACTTTATCTCAGTGTCTTTGTTATCCGCTTCTTATGAAATAGACGATGTAACAGGGAAACTTGGACATGAGCGCGATTTCTATTTAAAAATTGAATGCCTGCAAGATGGATGGGCCAGTGTCAGCTCTCAGGTCTATAAAAAAGAGGAAGCAGTAACCTTAGCAAGCCTCTTTATGGGACTCAGAAAAGATGCGGCTATCAAGCTTTGGAAGTTAAAAAAATTGGGTGAAAAGAACCTAGGAGATCGGATAGAGAAATGACAGTTACTATCGATGAATTGGTGAAGGAGAACGGTTTTTGTGTGGTGCCTACAGAGGAGAAACCATTTAGTCTGGATGAGGCCCGT from Streptococcus sp. oral taxon 061 includes these protein-coding regions:
- a CDS encoding DNA/RNA non-specific endonuclease; amino-acid sequence: MKKIVLTSVVFLSLLTSVGCSKHKEDAKITEPVTTEQTTQDNTKLYKEAGLLTFRNEKQLELGELDSKSRATYAHIQLKDSDEPKEKREAKLTFDPVGWHNYKFYYGDGTKEAWLMNRGHLVGYQFSGLNDEGRNLVPMTAWLNTGAFTGTDDKNQSSMLYYENGLDSWLANHPNYYLDYKVTAVYKDNELIPRQIILQYVGIDQDGKLLEIKLGSSKEKIDKYSVTHVALDNVSENAEINYADGTAKNTVKSAEERAAELKAAEEKAKKEAEEKEAQEKAKKEAEEKAKEEQKQQETQAPAPAEEESQNSNTGGYFRDRKGRWHRPNGKYASKKEIREAGLQW
- a CDS encoding DUF2829 domain-containing protein gives rise to the protein MTFEEILPGLKAKKKYVRTGWGGAENYVQLFDTIEQNGVALEVTPYFLINVSGEGEGFSMWSPTPCDVLATDWVEVHD
- a CDS encoding 3-oxoacyl-ACP reductase — translated: MTKRVLVTGVSSGIGLAQARLFLENGYQVYGVDQVEKPDLQGNFHFLQRDLTLDLEPIFDWCPQVDILCNTAGILDDYKPLLEQTAQEIQEIFEINYVTPVELTRHYLTQMVENKKGIIINMCSIASSLAGGGGHAYTSSKHALGGFTKQLALDYAEAGIQVFGIAPGAVKTGMTAADFEPGGLADWVASETPIKRWIEPSEIAEVSLFLASGKAIAMQGQILTIDGGWSLK
- a CDS encoding SMI1/KNR4 family protein, which codes for MFRVLDSDSPISKEDLLQFEEIIGKKLPKTMLDFYLKHNGGQPQVSGVHDEHHLFPFNSFNSLEEMCQSLTWYDDEAVPAGFRATDLLHFAYDPGSGNYALSLRSEDYGKVYFYVLEEKAEIYGQWASFEEFLNSFVEE
- a CDS encoding Imm51 family immunity protein, producing the protein MIDYENINEKIAPFSLLVYDEDPKNVRGSLIYYPDGEYRQEVFDTREEEGFEGNGYDWASLALVFLEEKMPELSDAIDFDPEGSMFCAYSSKVDALARFALGLKEFCDDIDTMKDLFSRAELD
- a CDS encoding pentapeptide repeat-containing protein, with amino-acid sequence MVGKDGIIIKDGQIILNSGEKLSIENLIEEASRIRFISNQHFKDTSIGILESSRVIFENCIFENVVFENCDLRDIGFKNHTVIRNCTFKSCNLKGTLFYDSHIISSTFLSCQMKRPLLENVSEMRDCLFKKCRMNDIFFPLPEFQQNKIVGKLSECTFGSKTKKVEKLYADLSEAHLSFVEFTRCDLTETICPSDPDILYIKNLSERSKKAQEKIATIQDDRKRRALSIYTESWMNEKYVDYLMSCKDYKWAWDDYFEDVSRCLGLEWK